The Aulosira sp. FACHB-615 genome contains a region encoding:
- a CDS encoding SUMF1/EgtB/PvdO family nonheme iron enzyme → MPKVVINQIQNTAQYYTEDLGNEIGLEMVLIPGGSFMMGSPEGELKRSDSESPQHLVNIQQFCIGKYPVTQEQWKAVAAMPQVNRELDPDPSNFKGANRPVEEVSWYDAVEFCDRLTAHTKRNYCLSTEAEWEYACRAGTITPFHFGETITSELANYRGTETYGAGVKGTYREETTEVGSFGVANNFGLYDMHGNVWEWCRDHWHDNYKGAPTNGGAWLTNDNSHSRLLRGGSWVNAPENCRSAYRNKHVPDLQAYDIGFRVVCNPQEQRLQIPPDIPQQYRQLRDLLAKGQWQQADKETHELMKEYIGNGWTGEKFFTIPCEMLREIDKLWMTYSSGHFSFSVQKEIYLALGGKANGQYDEEAWKKFGDQVGWRVRQSWIKYENVTYGLSAPRGSLPFREIWFNTRNEPDTFLGERFAALIWRLVNCNI, encoded by the coding sequence ATGCCAAAAGTAGTTATAAACCAAATACAGAACACAGCCCAATACTACACAGAAGACTTGGGTAATGAAATTGGGTTAGAGATGGTTCTGATTCCGGGTGGTAGCTTCATGATGGGTTCACCAGAAGGTGAACTAAAGCGCAGTGATTCAGAAAGCCCTCAACATTTAGTAAACATTCAGCAATTTTGCATAGGTAAGTATCCAGTCACTCAAGAGCAGTGGAAAGCAGTTGCTGCTATGCCACAAGTTAACCGGGAGCTTGACCCAGACCCATCCAACTTTAAAGGTGCAAATCGACCAGTTGAGGAAGTCTCTTGGTACGATGCAGTGGAATTTTGCGATCGCCTTACTGCCCATACAAAAAGAAATTACTGCCTATCAACTGAAGCAGAGTGGGAGTATGCGTGTAGAGCCGGAACAATCACACCATTCCATTTTGGCGAAACAATTACATCAGAACTGGCAAATTATCGAGGTACTGAAACTTACGGTGCTGGGGTAAAAGGAACGTATCGAGAAGAAACTACAGAAGTAGGCAGCTTTGGCGTAGCTAATAATTTTGGGTTATACGATATGCACGGCAACGTCTGGGAATGGTGTCGTGACCATTGGCATGATAATTATAAGGGAGCGCCAACAAATGGTGGTGCATGGTTAACTAATGATAATAGCCACTCTCGACTGCTGCGAGGTGGGTCTTGGGTCAATGCTCCTGAAAACTGCCGTTCTGCTTATCGCAACAAGCACGTCCCCGACCTCCAAGCCTACGATATTGGTTTTCGGGTTGTGTGTAATCCTCAAGAACAAAGATTGCAAATACCGCCTGACATTCCCCAGCAGTACAGGCAGCTACGGGATTTATTAGCAAAAGGCCAGTGGCAACAAGCAGATAAGGAAACTCATGAATTAATGAAAGAATATATCGGAAACGGTTGGACTGGAGAAAAATTTTTTACCATTCCATGTGAAATGCTTCGTGAAATTGACAAATTATGGATGACTTACAGTAGTGGACACTTTAGCTTTAGTGTTCAGAAAGAAATTTACTTAGCTCTCGGCGGTAAAGCTAATGGTCAGTATGATGAAGAAGCCTGGAAAAAATTTGGTGATCAAGTTGGATGGAGAGTTAGGCAAAGTTGGATCAAATACGAGAACGTAACTTATGGTTTGTCTGCACCTAGAGGTAGCTTACCTTTTCGAGAAATTTGGTTTAACACGAGAAACGAACCTGATACTTTTTTAGGAGAAAGATTTGCTGCTTTGATTTGGAGACTTGTAAATTGCAATATTTAA
- a CDS encoding formylglycine-generating enzyme family protein, with translation MMESLIAILKKELDLTAEEIADIFWLTLIRQQATNQTNSGSSNKNLSDTIPDVDIFTDNATPDSGQKKDTENQKLLPFDEEEPSKEPPSRNQNPKLGLFTRNSSSLQIRKEPLPFKVTNPVVIQNALDIARALRPLIQRFPSYKATLDENKTAQKIAEEKVWQLVTQPILDPRLEVALVVDESPSMLIWWQTILELQKLLKNYGIFRDVRTWGLLVDKNQKIGIRLSFGTMLETQLRSPQELIDPNNRRLILLITDCVSSIWQTGKVLPLLKVWADSSPMAIVQMLPEWLWVRTALRQAEVVHFSALLPMLSNQQLSVVRRFDLEKSEAQARIKEVRIPVFCLEPSMILEWSEMVAGKGNTLVPGYIFRLDFQPSVIPLKSTELISRYEPEQLVQRFRVASSPMARRLAGLLAASPSISLPVIRLIQNALLPKKCNQVNVAEVLLGGILKPKETPQAGQNPDEVEYDFIDTKIRSLLLELAPVPDTVQVLSKYIENKFGIALDEFIADLNWIQSENKAEVERNRFFALVAAEVLKRKGGLYSEFVQEIERRVGPVGLSPSIKFEGFPPFHPFEFQVATVTIEDVLSPILQPFEFEIAIIEQKESGLLKRKEGLIIKRRQQSQYFIEDLGNDVHLEMVQIPGGKFTMGSPLREKNSTDNERPQHQVTVPEFFIGKYPITQTQWQTVASWLRVNRKLKPDPSNFKGANRPVEFVSWYDAEEFCSRLSQYTGKSYRLPSEAEWEYACRAGTTTPFHFGETITSELANYNAEYTYGTGVKATYRGETTEVGSFGVANNFGLYDMHGNVYEWCLDDWHDNYEGAPINGSPWFNNNGNFYQKQKNAVLRGGAWFLNPQYCRSAFRFNHAREDHKLIIDAVGFRVVCEVDMIS, from the coding sequence ATGATGGAATCATTAATTGCTATCTTAAAAAAAGAACTGGATCTAACAGCAGAAGAAATAGCAGATATCTTCTGGCTTACGTTAATTAGGCAGCAGGCTACAAATCAAACAAACTCTGGTAGTTCTAATAAGAACTTATCTGATACAATCCCAGATGTTGATATTTTTACTGATAATGCTACTCCAGATTCAGGACAAAAAAAGGATACAGAAAATCAAAAGTTACTGCCATTTGATGAAGAAGAACCTTCTAAAGAACCTCCTTCCAGAAACCAGAACCCTAAGCTTGGTTTGTTCACTAGAAATTCTTCCTCTCTACAAATTAGAAAGGAACCTTTACCATTCAAAGTTACTAACCCAGTTGTCATTCAAAATGCTTTAGACATTGCTCGCGCTCTTCGTCCTCTGATACAAAGATTTCCGTCATATAAAGCTACTTTAGACGAAAATAAAACTGCACAAAAAATTGCAGAGGAAAAAGTTTGGCAATTAGTAACTCAACCCATCCTAGACCCCCGGTTAGAAGTAGCATTGGTAGTAGATGAAAGTCCCTCAATGTTAATTTGGTGGCAAACAATTTTAGAGTTACAAAAACTGTTAAAAAACTATGGGATATTTCGTGATGTACGTACTTGGGGATTATTGGTAGATAAAAATCAGAAAATAGGAATCCGCCTGAGTTTTGGTACAATGTTAGAAACACAACTGCGCTCACCTCAAGAGTTAATCGATCCTAACAATCGTCGGCTGATACTCTTAATTACAGACTGTGTTTCCTCAATTTGGCAAACTGGAAAAGTTTTACCGTTGCTAAAAGTTTGGGCAGATAGTAGCCCTATGGCAATTGTACAGATGCTACCAGAATGGTTGTGGGTAAGGACAGCGTTAAGACAAGCTGAAGTGGTACACTTTTCTGCACTATTACCAATGTTATCTAATCAGCAATTGTCAGTGGTTCGCCGCTTTGATTTAGAAAAATCAGAAGCACAAGCCCGTATCAAAGAAGTCAGAATACCTGTCTTTTGTTTAGAACCATCAATGATATTAGAATGGAGTGAAATGGTCGCTGGGAAAGGAAATACACTAGTACCAGGGTATATATTTCGACTGGATTTCCAACCTTCTGTAATACCATTAAAATCCACTGAGTTAATATCTCGATATGAACCAGAACAACTGGTACAACGGTTTAGAGTTGCTTCCTCTCCAATGGCAAGACGATTAGCTGGATTACTAGCAGCCTCGCCAAGCATAAGTTTACCTGTAATTCGACTAATTCAGAACGCTCTACTACCTAAAAAATGTAACCAAGTGAATGTGGCAGAAGTTTTGCTTGGGGGTATTTTGAAACCAAAGGAAACTCCTCAAGCAGGACAAAACCCTGATGAAGTAGAGTATGATTTTATTGATACTAAAATTCGTTCATTGCTGTTGGAATTAGCCCCAGTTCCAGATACAGTCCAGGTATTATCTAAGTATATTGAAAATAAATTTGGCATAGCTCTAGATGAGTTTATAGCTGATCTCAACTGGATTCAAAGTGAGAATAAAGCAGAAGTTGAGCGTAATCGTTTTTTTGCATTGGTAGCGGCGGAAGTTCTGAAGCGCAAAGGCGGGCTTTATTCTGAATTTGTTCAGGAAATAGAGCGCAGGGTTGGGCCTGTAGGGTTAAGCCCATCAATAAAATTTGAGGGTTTCCCTCCATTTCATCCATTTGAATTTCAAGTTGCAACCGTCACTATTGAAGATGTGCTATCTCCCATTTTGCAACCTTTTGAATTTGAAATAGCCATCATTGAACAAAAAGAATCAGGCTTGTTGAAAAGAAAAGAAGGATTGATAATCAAGCGTCGTCAGCAATCTCAATATTTTATTGAAGACTTAGGGAATGACGTTCATTTAGAAATGGTACAGATTCCTGGGGGCAAATTTACAATGGGTTCTCCCCTAAGAGAGAAAAATAGCACTGATAATGAACGCCCGCAACACCAAGTAACTGTCCCAGAATTTTTCATAGGCAAATACCCAATAACGCAGACACAATGGCAAACAGTAGCCTCTTGGCTACGAGTAAACCGAAAACTAAAGCCTGATCCCTCTAACTTTAAAGGTGCAAATCGTCCTGTAGAGTTTGTTTCTTGGTACGATGCGGAGGAGTTTTGCTCCCGCCTCTCTCAATATACAGGCAAAAGCTACCGTCTACCAAGTGAAGCAGAATGGGAATATGCGTGTCGTGCTGGTACAACAACCCCATTCCATTTTGGCGAAACAATTACATCAGAACTGGCTAATTATAATGCTGAGTACACTTACGGAACTGGAGTAAAAGCAACGTATCGAGGCGAAACAACAGAAGTAGGCAGCTTTGGAGTAGCGAATAATTTTGGGTTATACGATATGCACGGAAACGTGTACGAATGGTGTCTAGACGATTGGCACGATAACTATGAAGGAGCGCCTATAAATGGCAGCCCTTGGTTTAATAATAATGGCAATTTTTATCAAAAGCAAAAAAATGCCGTACTGCGGGGCGGTGCTTGGTTCCTGAATCCTCAATACTGCCGCTCTGCGTTTCGTTTTAATCATGCTAGAGAGGATCACAAGCTCATCATCGACGCTGTTGGGTTTCGTGTTGTCTGCGAGGTTGATATGATTAGTTAG
- a CDS encoding MoxR family ATPase, with translation MSDWKIFYGNRTPDPYRDKDIKKRLVGIEPPSWRKFSSVSGETKPLIFTEKEKSYWEQLQEIANSEERKRDIERGKNFRVSENNENQRKVVDAVNAALYLRRPLLVTGKPGSGKTTLAYAIAYELKLGPVLLWPITTRSTLQEGLYQYDAIARLQDAQLSQTDPEAKNLSYRDIGQYIQLGPLGTAFLPCEYPRVLLIDEIDKSDINLPNDLLNLLEEGKYPIPELARLAKQRNNQEQQNNEVQIVQSNDGLEVNIYKGKVQCQAFPLIIMTSNGERDFPPAFLRRCLRVQMPEPEESDLQEIVKAHLGTDKIEQFQSLIKDFRDKNYTEEGNLATDQLLNTIYLLTQNADSKRIKDLLFSSPTSREVD, from the coding sequence ATGAGTGACTGGAAAATTTTTTACGGAAACAGAACGCCAGATCCATATCGAGATAAAGATATAAAAAAACGATTAGTTGGTATTGAACCACCTAGTTGGCGTAAATTTTCTTCCGTGTCTGGAGAAACAAAACCTTTAATTTTTACAGAAAAAGAAAAAAGCTACTGGGAGCAATTACAGGAAATTGCTAACAGTGAAGAGCGAAAGCGGGATATTGAAAGGGGAAAAAACTTTAGAGTTAGCGAGAATAATGAGAATCAGCGTAAAGTTGTTGATGCGGTAAATGCTGCTCTTTATTTACGAAGGCCGCTTTTGGTGACAGGGAAACCAGGTTCTGGAAAAACCACACTAGCTTATGCGATCGCTTATGAACTGAAACTAGGGCCTGTTTTACTGTGGCCGATTACCACTCGCTCCACACTACAGGAAGGATTATATCAATACGATGCAATCGCCCGCTTACAAGATGCCCAACTTAGCCAAACAGATCCAGAAGCTAAAAATCTCAGTTACCGTGATATTGGGCAGTACATCCAACTAGGCCCGCTAGGAACTGCCTTTTTACCTTGTGAATATCCACGAGTATTATTAATTGATGAAATTGACAAAAGCGATATTAATCTACCAAATGATTTACTCAACCTATTGGAAGAAGGTAAATATCCAATTCCTGAACTTGCTCGTTTAGCCAAGCAACGCAATAATCAAGAACAACAAAATAATGAAGTGCAGATTGTACAGTCTAATGACGGGTTAGAGGTAAATATTTATAAAGGAAAGGTTCAATGTCAAGCTTTTCCCTTAATTATTATGACTAGCAATGGAGAGCGTGACTTTCCACCTGCCTTTCTCCGACGATGTTTACGAGTGCAAATGCCAGAGCCAGAAGAGTCAGACTTGCAAGAAATTGTTAAAGCGCACTTGGGTACAGATAAAATTGAGCAATTCCAATCTCTAATTAAAGACTTTAGAGACAAGAATTATACTGAAGAAGGTAATTTAGCAACTGATCAACTTTTAAATACTATTTATTTGTTGACTCAAAATGCGGATAGCAAACGCATAAAAGATTTGTTATTTAGTTCACCGACTAGTAGAGAAGTTGACTAA